GGCAGGAACTAAAGAGAGTTAAAATTAGAAGTTTACGAACCATTTCCAACTTCAAGACTAGTAGATGATGTCGAAATTACGAATCTTTTTCCTTTGTTTCCTCCTACAATTTTTACCTATTTTTTCAGAAGACGCTTTTTTTGGAACCTCTGAGAGCCAGTTCCGGGAAAAAATCAAAACCATCCAATTGGAAAACGGACTCACCGTTGTCATGATGAAACGTGGCACTTCTCCTACTGTTGCACTTTATATCAAATTTTTAGTCGGAGCTGTGGATGAAACTCCAGAAGAAGCAGGAACAGCCCACCTCTTAGAACATATGTTGTTCAAAGGAACCCAAACTGTTGGAACAACGGACTACCAAAAAGAAGAAAAATACCAAAAACAAATCGAAGTATGGGGAACAGAACTTGATAATTTAAAATTACAACGAAGGGATTTACTCACACGAGGGGAATCTGTTCCAGATTCATTAGAATCAGAAATTGAAACATTAAACCGTCGGTTAAAAAATTTAATCCAATTACAAGATGAGTTTATTGTTAAAAACGAAGATTCTTATATTTATGAACAAAATGGAGAGGTTGGGTTCAATGCATATACCTCTCAAGATGTCACCAATTACCAAATCCAACTTCCCAATAACCGAATTGAAATCTGGGCAAAAATTGAATCTGACAGATTAAAACATCCTGTTTTACGCGAATATTATACGGAACGAGATGTTGTCATCGAAGAAAGAAGGATGAGAACTGATGATGTGGGAAGTGCCGTCCTTAGGGAAAAGTTTTTTTCTTTGGCCTTTGAAAATCATCCTTACCGAAAACCTATCATCGGTTATTCGACAGGGATCCCGTTTCTCAAAATTGAAGAAACAAAAGAATTTTTTAAAAAACATTACACTCCGAATCGAATGGTGATTTCCATTGTTGGCCAATTTGATATGGAAGAAACGGAAACGATCATCCGTAAATATTTTTCTGATTTAAAACCTGGGAAACCAAGAGATCATTATAAAATTGAGGAAAAATCATTTCCTGGGGAAAAACGTTTTAAGGTATTCCATGCATCTGCTGGCCAAATGATGATGGGTTTTATCAAACCACCTTATCCTCATAAAGATAATTCTAGCT
The sequence above is a segment of the Leptospira sp. WS39.C2 genome. Coding sequences within it:
- a CDS encoding M16 family metallopeptidase, whose translation is MMSKLRIFFLCFLLQFLPIFSEDAFFGTSESQFREKIKTIQLENGLTVVMMKRGTSPTVALYIKFLVGAVDETPEEAGTAHLLEHMLFKGTQTVGTTDYQKEEKYQKQIEVWGTELDNLKLQRRDLLTRGESVPDSLESEIETLNRRLKNLIQLQDEFIVKNEDSYIYEQNGEVGFNAYTSQDVTNYQIQLPNNRIEIWAKIESDRLKHPVLREYYTERDVVIEERRMRTDDVGSAVLREKFFSLAFENHPYRKPIIGYSTGIPFLKIEETKEFFKKHYTPNRMVISIVGQFDMEETETIIRKYFSDLKPGKPRDHYKIEEKSFPGEKRFKVFHASAGQMMMGFIKPPYPHKDNSSFDVLSNILTSGTGSRLYKRLVLEEKLVLNIGSVNGYPGERYKNYFVFFISPNEGASVDKIESIIWEEINRIKENGIPNEELEKVKNQMVSDFMKTLDQNGTIADLLSYYQLLYGDWTGLFRQYQTIMNTSSAEIQSLVPKYLKKEAVVIGVLEDVRKK